The following is a genomic window from Marinitoga hydrogenitolerans DSM 16785.
TTGTTTTTACATTTAAATATTCTCATTTCCAATATTATTGTTACCTTTTTTCCTCCTATTGGTAAATCCTGAAAGCTTCTTGTGTATTTTGAATGTACTTTATCTGTTTCTTCTCCACATACTGGACATTTTGCTTTTTTCTTTTTTGATTTTACATAAATATATATTGTGTCTTCTTTTATTTCATGTTTTATATACTTTAAACTTTTATCCAGCATTTTTATTATTTCTTTCATTTAGCTCTTCCCTTTCGCTTTTTCTTTTATTTTAACATTTTTATCATTCCTTTGTCAACTTTCTTTGGAAAGAGCCCAATAAATGATCATTTTTTGCAAGATTTATAATGGCATAAATTTTGTAAATAAAAACAATTGAGTATTTTATGATTTGTCATATATTTTAAAGAAAATTTTGATATAATAATGAGAAAAAGGATTTGGAGGTGTTTTAATGTATAATCCTGAGTTTATAAGAAATATAAGTATAATAGCCCATATAGATCATGGGAAAACAACATTAGTTGATAGAATATTAGAATTAACAAAAAGTGTTGAAAAAAGGAAAATGCATGATCAGTATCTTGATATGATGGATATTGAACAAGAAAGAGGAATAACTATAAAATCACAACCAGTAAAAATCATGTATAATGCAAAAGATGGAAACACTTACGAAATAAATATTATAGATACTCCGGGTCATGTGGATTTTACATATGAAGTTTCCAGAAGCTTAGCAGCATGTGAAGGTGCTGTTCTTTTGGTTGATGCGTCCCAAGGTGTGGAAGCTCAAACAGTTGCAAATACATATTTAGCTTTAGAAAATGATTTAGAAATAATATCAGCCGTTAATAAAATAGATTTACCAAACGCAAATGTTGAAGAAACATTAGATGAAATTGAGGATTTAATTGGAATTTCTGCGGATGATGCATTGCTGGTTTCTGGAAAAACAGGAGAAGGTGTGGAAGAACTGTTAGAAGAAATTATCAAAAGGATTCCAGCTCCAACAATTAAAGGTTCTGATAAAGACAAATTAAAAGCTTTAATTTTTGATGCTAAATACGATAAATATAGGGGTGTAATAGTATATACGAGACTATATAGCGGTTCTGTAAAACGCGGAGATAAAATAATGACCATGTCAAATAAAGAAGTATATGAAGTTGTTGAAGTAGGTATTTTTCATCCAGAAATGATAGCAACAGAGTCTTTATCTGCAGGAGAAGTTGGATATATAATAGCTGGGATAAAAGAGGTTGATATGGCTCGTGTTGGTGATACATTAACAAGTGCTTCTAATCCTGTGGATGAACCTTTACCAGGTTATAAAGAGGTAAAACCAATGGTTTATGCAGGAATTTATCCAGGTGTTCCTGATTATTATGAAGAATTGAGAAAAGCCCTTGAAAAACTAAAATTAAATGATGCAGCTTTAACATTTACACCAGAACATTCTCCGGCATTAGGATTTGGTTTCAGGTGCGGCTTTTTAGGATTATTGCATATGGACGTCATCAAAGAAAGAATAGAAAGGGAATTTGATTTAACAATAATATTAACTGCACCAAATGTTGTGTATAAAGCAAAACTTAAAAATGGTGAAGAATTGGAAATACATGATCCAACACAATTTCCGGATCAGGATATGTTAGAAGAAGTTTATGAGCCGTATGCTAAACTCGATATTATTACCCCACCAGATTATATGGGTGGATTAATGGGGATAGTTCAAAATGAAAAACGTGGAGAATTTCTTTCTGTGTCAAACGCTGGTAAAAATAGGGTCGTATTGCATTTTGAAGTTCCTTTAGGAGAAATTATTTTTGATTTCTTTGATAGAATGAAGGCTATTAGTAGAGGATATGCTTCAATGGATTATGAAATAACAGAATTTAGAAAATCAGACTTATTAAAAGTTACAATATTAGTGAATAGAGAACCAGTAGAAGCTTTATCGTTCATTTCTCACAGAAGTAAATTATATGAAATGTCAAAAAAGATGGTTGAAAAATTAAAAGATCTCATACCAAAGCATCAGTTTGAAATTCCAATACAAGCAAAAGCAGATGGAAGAATTATAGCAAGATCAACCATTAAAGCTTTAAGAAAAGATGTTTTAGCTAAATGTTATGGTGGAGATATCACAAGGAAAATGAAATTACTTGAGAAACAAAAAGAAGGTAAAAAAAGAATGAGACAAATTGGTTCTGTAACTATACCACAAACAGCATTTTTAGCTATACTGAAAATTAATGAAAATGAGAAATGAGGTAGTTATATGCCTATAGATGGATTGCTTTTGAATAAATTAATAAGAGAGGCAAAAAAATTTGAAGGACAAAAAATTAGGAATATATATCAACCGGTGAATGATGAGGTTTTATTCCAATTTCAAAAAGGATTTTTATTATTTGTTTTAAAGAATCCAGCTTATTTAATCTCACTTGATAAAAAACCGGATATGCCAGACATTCCGCAGAATTTTTCTATGTTTTTGAGAAAAAGAATAAAAAATGCAAAACTTATAAAAATTGAGCAATTAGGGTTAGATCGTTTAGGATATATGGAATTGTCAGTAATAGATGAAACATTTGAATTAAGAAATTATAGATTATACTTCGAATTAATGGGAAGAAACTCAAATATATTATTAGTTGATGAAAATAATAAGATATTAGATGCATTAAAAAAAGGAATTGCACCACAAAGAACAATTATGCCAGGTGCAAAATATGTGCCTTTTTATAAAGAAGATTATTTAAATATCCTCGAATTGAAAGGATTTGATTTAGATTCTAATTTAATGGGTTTTTCTAAATTGAGTAAAAAATTTTTATACGAATATTTAGAAAAATACGATTTAAATACCTTCGTTGCCGAGTTCATGGATAATTTAAATGTTTTTCTTTTTGATTATAATAACAAGAAAGAAATATTATCGTTTCCACCAGTAAATTATAATTATGAAATAACAAAATCACCATCAGAAGGATTGATGAAATTATTTGAAGTTCAAAGTATAAACTCTCGATATTCTGAAATGAAGAGAAAATTAGAAAAAACAGTAATAAAAGAAATTGATAAATATGAAAAATTATATAGAAAGTTAAAAAAAGAGGAAAAAGAAATTGAAAAAATCCCAGAGTTAGAAAAAAAAGGTAAATTGTTGCAAGCGTATTTATACAAATTTGACAGAAAAGTAGATTTTGTTGAAGTTGAAGATTGGGAAACTGGTGAGAAAGTTAAAATAGAACTAAATCCTTTAAAATCACCAAATGAAAATTTACAAAATATTTTTAAAAAGGTGCATAAACTAAAATCAAAAGAACAACATTTAAAAGAAAGATTAAAGATTACAAAAGAGATGATAGATTATCTTTATCAATTATGGCAAAGTATAGATTTAGCTGAAGATCTCGAAACATTGAAAGAAATAAAAGAAGAAATAATTTTAGAAAAAATAATATCAGAAAAAAATAATATCAAAAAAAGGAAAAAAATAATATCAAAACCATACGAATTTGAATATAAAGGGTTTAAAATATTAGTTGGAAAAAATAATATACAAAACGATAAAATTACAAGAGAAGCGGATAGAGATGATATATGGATGCATGCACAGGGAATTCCTGGAGCACATGTTATTATTAAAACAAATAAACAGGAAGTTCCAGAAGATGTATTGGTATTTGCAGCACAACTTGCTGCGAAATATTCTAAAGGAAGATTTTCATCTAAGGTTTCTATAGATTATACACAAAAAAAGCACGTATGGAAACCAAAAAGGGCAAAACCTGGTATGGTTTTATACAATAATTTTAAAACTTTATATGTTTCTCCAGAAAAGTAATTTACAAATTATCGACAGCGCCTGAATTTGGCGCTATTTTTTTGTATTTTGCAGC
Proteins encoded in this region:
- a CDS encoding transposase family protein, producing the protein MKEIIKMLDKSLKYIKHEIKEDTIYIYVKSKKKKAKCPVCGEETDKVHSKYTRSFQDLPIGGKKVTIILEMRIFKCKN
- the lepA gene encoding translation elongation factor 4, translating into MYNPEFIRNISIIAHIDHGKTTLVDRILELTKSVEKRKMHDQYLDMMDIEQERGITIKSQPVKIMYNAKDGNTYEINIIDTPGHVDFTYEVSRSLAACEGAVLLVDASQGVEAQTVANTYLALENDLEIISAVNKIDLPNANVEETLDEIEDLIGISADDALLVSGKTGEGVEELLEEIIKRIPAPTIKGSDKDKLKALIFDAKYDKYRGVIVYTRLYSGSVKRGDKIMTMSNKEVYEVVEVGIFHPEMIATESLSAGEVGYIIAGIKEVDMARVGDTLTSASNPVDEPLPGYKEVKPMVYAGIYPGVPDYYEELRKALEKLKLNDAALTFTPEHSPALGFGFRCGFLGLLHMDVIKERIEREFDLTIILTAPNVVYKAKLKNGEELEIHDPTQFPDQDMLEEVYEPYAKLDIITPPDYMGGLMGIVQNEKRGEFLSVSNAGKNRVVLHFEVPLGEIIFDFFDRMKAISRGYASMDYEITEFRKSDLLKVTILVNREPVEALSFISHRSKLYEMSKKMVEKLKDLIPKHQFEIPIQAKADGRIIARSTIKALRKDVLAKCYGGDITRKMKLLEKQKEGKKRMRQIGSVTIPQTAFLAILKINENEK
- a CDS encoding Rqc2 family fibronectin-binding protein — protein: MPIDGLLLNKLIREAKKFEGQKIRNIYQPVNDEVLFQFQKGFLLFVLKNPAYLISLDKKPDMPDIPQNFSMFLRKRIKNAKLIKIEQLGLDRLGYMELSVIDETFELRNYRLYFELMGRNSNILLVDENNKILDALKKGIAPQRTIMPGAKYVPFYKEDYLNILELKGFDLDSNLMGFSKLSKKFLYEYLEKYDLNTFVAEFMDNLNVFLFDYNNKKEILSFPPVNYNYEITKSPSEGLMKLFEVQSINSRYSEMKRKLEKTVIKEIDKYEKLYRKLKKEEKEIEKIPELEKKGKLLQAYLYKFDRKVDFVEVEDWETGEKVKIELNPLKSPNENLQNIFKKVHKLKSKEQHLKERLKITKEMIDYLYQLWQSIDLAEDLETLKEIKEEIILEKIISEKNNIKKRKKIISKPYEFEYKGFKILVGKNNIQNDKITREADRDDIWMHAQGIPGAHVIIKTNKQEVPEDVLVFAAQLAAKYSKGRFSSKVSIDYTQKKHVWKPKRAKPGMVLYNNFKTLYVSPEK